The Papaver somniferum cultivar HN1 unplaced genomic scaffold, ASM357369v1 unplaced-scaffold_107, whole genome shotgun sequence genome includes a region encoding these proteins:
- the LOC113328295 gene encoding uncharacterized protein LOC113328295, giving the protein MNDQPLANQLLTKDSSSHYLTEETWEEKYDAKKWPRERGKLIRCIIVCNGTTNDSAFQMVCECSGKHKSHAKMDTLQVAKTKRKNTTFSMKTGCLFKLQFKRNKANKWFLEKVVCGSHNHPIPESLLSHAYAGRLTKEE; this is encoded by the coding sequence ATGAATGACCAACCTTTAGCAAATCAACTTCTCACCAAAGATTCTAGCTctcactatttaaccgaggagacatgggaGGAGAAATACGATGCAAAGAAGTGGCCTAGAGAACGAGGCAAGTTGATTAGgtgtatcatagtttgtaatggtaCCACTAATGATAgtgcctttcaaatggtttgcgagtgtagtggaaaaCATAAAAGTCACGCAAAAATGGATACCTTGCAAGTAGCaaagacaaagaggaagaatactaCTTTCAGTATGAAGACAGGATGCCTCTTCAAGCTTCAGTTTAAAAGGAACAAGGCAAACaagtggtttttggagaaagttgtatgtggtagtcataaccaccctataccCGAGAGTTTGCTATCACACGCTTATGCTGGACGCCTTACCAAAGAAGAATAG